A genomic window from Micromonospora violae includes:
- a CDS encoding M48 family metalloprotease, with protein sequence MVGRWGFRRGLELDRATQEDLLADPEARPAETSSVEVWLLVISAVLALLGLAAVGYLVWLVVASDLPPGVRLALAIPAVLVVLLVKPSFGRVPKYGVLTEREAPQLHRLVREVAELAGTPVPDVICVDLSLNAGVARLGWRQRSVLVIGMPLWVMMPRSARASLLAHELGHLANGDPLRVRRTLLARTFGARAVAATGGRNPWRRAMRATDSLAEQGSGAFVLLGMIVHGIVALANVAGATAQLLVDTVAMPDSRRAEYRADLVARRVAGSAPFLRSCETALLADRIWQDLWHLAPRIDGDHMEAMAAEARERLSAHLPMARQLSRRTTDLWSTHPGEDQRMRLIEALPDVNGALYVDDIRWAKIDTELAPWRRAAHNALLGTRDRF encoded by the coding sequence ATGGTCGGCCGGTGGGGGTTCCGCCGAGGGCTGGAGCTCGACCGGGCGACGCAGGAGGACCTGCTGGCGGACCCGGAGGCGCGCCCGGCGGAAACGTCGTCGGTGGAGGTGTGGCTGTTGGTGATCTCGGCGGTGCTGGCCCTGCTGGGGTTGGCCGCAGTGGGTTACCTGGTCTGGCTCGTCGTGGCCAGCGACCTGCCGCCGGGGGTACGGCTGGCTCTGGCGATCCCCGCTGTGCTTGTTGTGCTGCTGGTCAAGCCCTCGTTCGGGCGGGTGCCGAAGTATGGCGTGCTCACCGAGCGCGAAGCCCCGCAGTTGCATCGTCTGGTGCGGGAGGTAGCTGAACTCGCCGGGACACCGGTTCCCGATGTGATCTGTGTAGACCTGAGCCTCAATGCCGGCGTCGCCCGGTTGGGCTGGCGTCAGCGGTCGGTGCTCGTCATCGGGATGCCCCTGTGGGTGATGATGCCGCGGTCGGCTCGGGCTTCGCTTCTGGCCCACGAATTGGGTCACCTCGCAAACGGCGATCCGCTTCGGGTACGCAGGACCCTGCTGGCGAGGACGTTCGGCGCCCGGGCGGTAGCGGCCACCGGTGGGCGGAATCCCTGGCGGCGGGCTATGCGCGCGACGGACTCACTGGCTGAGCAGGGGAGCGGGGCCTTTGTCCTCCTCGGAATGATCGTCCATGGAATTGTTGCTCTGGCCAACGTCGCCGGTGCGACCGCGCAGCTGCTCGTCGACACCGTGGCGATGCCGGACAGCCGGCGCGCCGAGTACCGGGCCGACCTGGTCGCCCGCCGGGTCGCCGGCAGCGCGCCATTCCTCCGCTCCTGCGAGACGGCCCTGCTTGCCGACCGGATCTGGCAGGACCTGTGGCATCTGGCACCCCGGATCGACGGCGATCACATGGAGGCGATGGCTGCTGAAGCCCGGGAACGCCTGTCCGCTCACCTGCCGATGGCCCGTCAGCTCAGCCGGCGAACCACCGACCTGTGGAGTACCCACCCGGGCGAAGATCAGCGGATGCGGCTGATCGAGGCCCTGCCTGACGTCAACGGAGCCCTCTACGTTGACGATATCCGTTGGGCCAAGATCGACACTGAGCTCGCGCCGTGGCGCCGCGCCGCCCACAACGCCCTCCTCGGGACCCGGGACCGCTTCTGA